A part of Emys orbicularis isolate rEmyOrb1 chromosome 13, rEmyOrb1.hap1, whole genome shotgun sequence genomic DNA contains:
- the LOC135887907 gene encoding myosin heavy chain, skeletal muscle, adult-like isoform X3, whose translation MSSDAEMAVYGVAAPFLRKSEKERIEAQNKPFDAKTSVFVVHPKESFVKSVIQSREGGKVTVKTEKGETLTVKEDQIFSMNPPKYDKIEDMAMMTHLHEPGVLYNLKERYAAWMIYTYSGLFCVTINPYKWLPVYNPEVVSAYRGKKRQEAPPHIFSISDSAYQFMLTDRENQSILITGESGAGKTVNTKRVIQYFATIAASGEKKKEEPGKMHGTLEDQIISANPLLEAFGNAKTVRNDNSSRFGKFIRIHFGTTGKLASADIETYLLEKSRVTFQLKAERSYHIFYQIMSNKKPELIEMLLISTNPYDFPFVSQGEITVASIDDQEELMATDSAIDILGFSSEEKMAIYKLTGAVLHYGNMKFKQKQREEQAEPDGTEVADKAAYLMNLNSADLLKAMCCPRVKVGNEYVTKGQTVQQVHNSVGALAKAVYEKMFLWMVIRINQQLDTKQPRQYFIGVLDIAGFEIFDYNSLEQLCINFTNEKLQQFFNHHMFVLEQEEYKKEGIEWTFIDFGMDLAACIELIEKPMGIFSILEEECMFPKATDASFKNKLYDQHLGKSNNFQKPKPVKGKPEAHFALVHYAGTVDYNITGWLEKNKDPLNETVIGLYQKSSMKTLAFLFAAYGGDADGGGSKKGSKKKGSSFQTVSALFRENLNKLMSNLRSTHPHFVRCIIPNETKTPGSMEHDLVLHQLRCNGVLEGIRICRKGFPSRVIYADFKQRYRILNASAVPEGQFMDSKKASEKLLGSIDIDQTQYKFGHTKVFFKAGLLGLLEEMRDDKLAEIMTRTQARCRGFLMRVEYQRMVERRESVFCIQYNVRSFMNVKHWPWMKLYFKIKPLLRSAESEKEMANMKVEFEKMKEELAKSEAKRKELEEKMVTLMQEKNDLQLQVQSESEGLADAEERCDQLIKTKIQLEAKIKEVTERAEDEEEMNAELTAKKRKLEDECSELKKDIDDLELTLAKVEKEKHATENKVKNLTEEMAVLDETIAKLTKEKKALQEAHQQTLDDLQAEEDKVNTLTKAKTKLEQQVDDLEGSLEQEKKIRMDLERAKRKLEGDLKLAQESTMDLENDKQQLEEKLKKKDFEISQFLSKIEDEQVLGIQLQKKIKELQARIEELEEEIEAERASRAKAEKQRGDLSRELEEISERLEEAGGATAVQIEMNKKREAEFQKMRRDLEEATLQHEATAAALRKKHADSTAELGEQIDNLQRVKQKLEKEKSELKMEIDDLASNLETVSKAKANLEKMCRTLEDQLSEVKTKEEEHQRMINDLSAHRARLQTESGEFARQVEEKDALISQLSRGKQAFTQQIEELKRHLEEEIKAKNALAHALQSARHDCDLLREQYEEEQEAKGELQRALSKANSEVAQWRTKYETDAIQRTEELEEAKKKLAQRLQDAEEHVEAVNSKCASLEKTKQRLQNEVEDLMIDVERSNAACAALDKKQKNFDKVLSEWKQKYEETQAELEASQKESRSLSTELFKMKNSYEETLDQLETLKRENKNLQQEISDLTEQIAEGGKTIHELEKVKKQIEQEKSEIQSALEEAEASLEHEEGKILRIQLELNQVKSEIDRKLAEKDEEIEQLKRNHIRIVESMQSTLDSEIRSRNEAIRLKKKMEGDLNEMEIQLSHASRLAAEAQKNLRNTQGVLKDTQIHLDDALRSQEDLKEQVAMVERRANLMQAEIEELRAALEQTERARKVAEQELLDASERVQLLHTQNTSLINTKKKLETDISQIQSEMEETIQEARNAEEKAKKAITDAAMMAEELKKEQDTSAHLERMKKNLDQTVKDLQLRLDEAEQLALKGGKKQIQKLEARVRELEGEVDNEQKRSTDAIKGMRKYERRVKELTYQSEEDRKNILRLQDLVDKLQLKVKSYKRQAEESEELSNVNLTKFRKIQHELEEAEERADIAESQVNKLRVKSREVHRKIEGEE comes from the exons ATGTCGTCGGATGCTGAGATGGCCGTCTATGGGGTGGCAGCTCCTTTTCTCCGAAAGTCGGAGAAGGAGAGAATTGAGGCCCAGAACAAGCCTTTCGATGCTAAGACATCGGTCTTTGTGGTGCATCCCAAGGAATCCTTTGTGAAAAGCGTAATCcagagcagggaaggagggaaggtcaCAGTCAAGACTGAAAAAGGAGAA ACTTTGACTGTTAAGGAAGATCAAATCTTCTCCATGAACCCTCCCAAATATGATAAAATCGAGGACATGGCGATGATGACCCATCTCCATGAACCTGGCGTCCTGTATAACCTCAAAGAGCGTTATGCAGCCTGGATGATCTAT ACCTACTCGGGTCTCTTCTGTGTCACTATCAACCCCTACAAGTGGCTGCCAGTGTACAACCCAGAAGTTGTGTCTGCCTACAGGGGCAAAAAGCGTCAAGAGGCCCCTCCCCACATCTTCTCCATCTCTGACAGCGCCTATCAGTTCATGTTAACTG ATCGGGAGAATCAGTCGATCCTCATCAC CGGAGAATCTGGTGCTGGAAAGACTGTGAACACAAAGCGTGTCATCCAGTACTTTGCAACAATTGCAGCTAGTGGGGAGAAGAAGAAGGAAGAGCCAGGCAAAATGCAT GGGACCCTTGAAGATCAAATCATCAGCGCcaaccccctgctggaggcctttggGAATGCCAAGACTGTGAGGAATGACAATTCCTCTCGTTTT ggCAAATTCATCAGAATCCACTTTGGTACCACAGGGAAACTGGCTTCTGCTGACATTGAAACAT ATCTGCTGGAGAAATCTAGAGTCACTTTCCAGCTCAAGGCAGAAAGAAGCTATCACATATTTTATCAGATCATGTCCAACAAGAAGCCAGAACTAATTG AGATGCTTCTGATTTCCACCAACCCATATGACTTCCCCTTTGTGAGTCAAGGTGAGATCACTGTAGCCAGCATTGATGACCAGGAAGAACTCATGGCCACAGAT AGCGCCATTGACATCTTGGGCTTCAGTTCTGAGGAAAAAATGGCCATTTACAAGCTGACAGGGGCAGTACTGCACTATGGGAACATGAAATTCAAGCAGAAGCAGCGTGAGGAACAGGCAGAGCCAGATGGCACAGAAG TGGCTGACAAAGCAGCCTACCTGATGAATCTGAACTCAGCTGATCTGCTCAAAGCCATGTGTTGCCCCCGAGTCAAGGTTGGGAATGAATATGTGACCAAAGGTCAAACCGTGCAGCAG GTGCACAATTCGGTGGGTGCTCTGGCAAAGGCGGTCTATGAGAAGATGTTTCTGTGGATGGTCATTCGTATCAACCAGCAGTTGGATACCAAGCAGCCCAGACAGTACTTCATTGGTGTCCTGGACATTGCTGGCTTTGAGATCTTTGAT TACAACAGCCTGGAGCAGCTGTGCATCAACTTCaccaatgagaaactgcaacaGTTTTTCAACCACCACATGTTCGTGCTGGAGCAGGAGGAGTACAAGAAGGAAGGAATTGAATGGACATTCATTGACTTTGGGATGGACCTGGCTGCCTGCATTGAGCTCATTGAGAAG CCAATGGGTATTTTCTCCATCCTGGAAGAGGAGTGCATGTTCCCCAAGGCAACTGACGCTTCTTTCAAGAACAAGCTCTATGACCAGCATCTTGGCAAGTCCAACAACTTCCAGAAGCCCAAGCCTGTCAAAGGAAAGCCTGAGGCCCACTTCGCCCTGGTGCACTATGCTGGCACTGTGGACTACAACATCACTGGCTGGCTTGAGAAGAACAAAGATCCCCTGAATGAAACTGTCATTGGGTTGTACCAGAAATCGTCAATGAAAACACTGGCTTTTCTCTTTGCCGCATATGGTGGAGATGCAG ATGGCGGTGGCTCCAAGAAGGGGAGCAAGAAGAAGGGTTCTTCTTTTCAGACCGTTTCTGCTCTTTTCAGG GAGAATTTAAACAAGCTGATGAGCAATCTGAGAAGCACTCATCCTCACTTTGTGCGATGCATTATTCCCAATGAAACCAAGACACCCG GTTCCATGGAACATGATCTCGTACTGCACCAGCTAAGGTGTAACGGCGTGCTGGAAGGGATCCGAATTTGCAGGAAAGGATTCCCCAGCAGAGTCATTTACGCAGACTTTAAACAGAG ATACAGGATTTTAAATGCAAGTGCTGTTCCAGAGGGACAGTTCATGGACAGCAAGAAGGCTTCTGAGAAACTACTTGGATCCATTGATATTGATCAGACCCAGTATAAATTTGGTCACACTAAG GTGTTTTTCAAAGCGGGACTTCTGGGTCTTCTAGAGGAGATGAGAGATGATAAACTGGCAGAGATTATGACCCGCACGCAAGCCAGGTGTCGTGGCTTCCTGATGAGAGTGGAGTATCAAAGAATGGTGGAAAGGAG aGAGTCCGTCTTCTGTATCCAATACAACGTTCGCTCGTTCATGAATGTCAAGCACTGGCCCTGGATGAAGCTGTACTTCAAGATCAAGCCCTTGCTGAGGAGTGCTGAATCTGAGAAGGAGATGGCCAACATGAAGGTAGAGTTTGAGAAAATGAAGGAAGAGCTTGCTAAGTCTGAAgcaaaaaggaaagaactggaggAAAAAATGGTGACCCTGATGCAAGAGAAAAACGACCTGCAGCTCCAAGTGCAGTCT GAATCTGAAGGCTTGGCTGATGCTGAGGAAAGATGTGATCAACTGATCAAAACCAAAATACAACTTGAAGCTAAAATTAAGGAGGTGACTGAAAGAGCAGAGGATGAGGAGGAGATGAACGCTGAGCTGACAGCCAAAAAGAGGAAACTGGAGGATGAATGTTCTGAGCTGAAGAAAGACATTGATGACCTTGAGTTAACATTGGCCAAGGTTGAAAAGGAAAAACATGCCACAGAAAACAAG gtgaaaaacctcacCGAGGAAATGGCAGTCCTGGATGAGACCATCGCTAAACTGACAAAGGAAAAGAAAGCCCTCCAGGAGGCCCATCAGCAGACCCTGGATGACCTGCAGGCAGAAGAGGACAAAGTGAACACACTGACCAAAGCTAAAACCAAGCTGGAGCAGCAAGTAGACGAT CTTGAAGGGTCACTGGAGCAAGAGAAGAAGATTCGCATGGACCTTGAAAGAGCTAAGAGGAAACTTGAAGGAGATTTGAAGCTGGCCCAGGAATCCACAATGGATTTAGAAAATGATAAACAGCAGCTGGAGGAAAAACTGAAGAA gaaaGACTTTGAAATCAGTCAGTTCCTAAGCAAAATAGAGGATGAGCAAGTCCTGGGCATCCAGCTGCAGAAGAAGATCAAAGAGTTACAG GCTCGTATTGAGGAACTGGAGGAGGAGATAGAGGCTGAACGTGCCTCTCGGGCGAAAGCAGAGAAACAGCGGGGTGATCTCTCCAGGGAACTTGAGGAGATCAGTGAGCGTCTGGAAGAAGCTGGTGGAGCCACAGCGGTTCAGATTGAGATGAACAAGAAGCGTGAGGCAGAATTCCAGAAAATGCGCCGAGACCTTGAAGAGGCCACTCTGCAGCATGAAGCTACAGCTGCCGCCCTCCGGAAGAAGCACGCAGACAGCACAGCAGAGCTTGGGGAGCAAATCGACAACCTGCAACGAGTCAAACAGAAGCTGGAGAAGGAGAAGAGTGAACTGAAGATGGAGATTGACGACCTGGCTAGTAACCTGGAGACTGTCTCCAAAGCCAAG GCAAACCTTGAGAAAATGTGCCGCACTCTGGAAGATCAGCTTAGTGAGGTTAAGACAAAGGAAGAAGAGCATCAGCGTATGATCAATGACCTCAGTGCTCATAGAGCTCGTCTACAGACAGAATCAG GTGAATTTGCGCGCCAGGTAGAGGAAAAAGATGCTTTGATTTCTCAGCTCTCAAGAGGTAAACAGGCATTTACCCAACAGATTGAGGAACTGAAGAGGCATCTAGAGGAGGAGATAAAA GCTAAGAACGCACTGGCCCACGCCTTGCAGTCTGCTCGCCATGACTGCGACTTGCTCCGGGAGCAATATGAGGAGGAGCAGGAAGCCAAGGGTGAGCTGCAACGTGCCCTGTCCAAGGCCAACAGTGAAGTTGCCCAGTGGAGAACCAAATACGAGACGGACGCCATTCAGCGCACAGAGGAACTGGAAGAGGCCAA GAAGAAGCTTGCCCAGCGTCTGCAGGATGCTGAAGAACATGTTGAAGCTGTGAATTCCAAATGTGCTTCCCTTGAAAAGACGAAGCAGAGGCTGCAGAATGAAGTGGAGGACCTGATGATTGATGTGGAAAGATCTAATGCTGCCTGTGCAGCTCTGGATAAGAAGCAGAAGAATTTCGATAAG GTTCTGTCAGAATGGAAGCAGAAATACGAGGAAACGCAGGCTGAACTGGAAGCTTCCCAGAAGGAGTCTCGCTCTCTCAGCACGGAGCTGTTTAAGATGAAGAATTCTTATGAGGAAACCTTGGATCAACTTGAAACTCTGAAGCGTGAGAACAAGAACTTGCAGC AGGAGATTTCTGACCTTACGGAGCAGATTGCAGAGGGGGGAAAGACCATCCATGAGCTGGAGAAAGTGAAGAAGCAGATTGAGCAAGAGAAATCAGAAATCCAGTCCGCTCTGGAGGAAGCTGAG GCTTCACTAGAACATGAAGAGGGCAAAATCCTCCGCATCCAACTTGAGCTGAACCAGGTAAAGTCTGAAATTGACAGGAAGCTTGCTGAGAAAGATGAGGAAATTGAACAGCTGAAGAGAAACCATATCAGAATTGTGGAGTCCATGCAGAGCACCCTGGATTCTGAGATCAGGAGCAGAAATGAAGCCATTAGGCTAAAGAAGAAGATGGAGGGGGATCTGAATGAAATGGAGATCCAGCTGAGCCATGCCAGCCGCCTGGCTGCAGAGGCACAGAAGAACCTGCGAAACACACAAGGAGTGCTCAAG GATACCCAGATACACTTGGATGATGCTCTCCGAAGCCAAGAAGACCTGAAGGAGCAGGTGGCCATGGTTGAGCGCAGAGCTAACCTGATGCAGGCTGAAATTGAGGAGCTGAGGGCAGCTCTGGAACAGACAGAGAGGGCCAGGAAAGTGGCTGAACAGGAGCTTCTGGATGCAAGTGAACGAGTGCAGCTCCTGCACACCCAG AACACCAGCCTGATCAACACGAAGAAGAAGCTGGAAACAGACATTTCCCAAATCCAGAGTGAAATGGAGGAGACAATTCAGGAAGCACGTAATGCAGAAGAGAAGGCCAAGAAGGCAATCACTGAT GCGGCCATGATGGCGGAGGAGCTGAAGAAGGAGCAGGACACCAGCGCCCATCTGGAGAGGATGAAGAAGAACCTGGACCAAACAGTGAAGGACCTGCAGCTCCGTCTGGATGAGGCAGAGCAGCTGGCACTGAAGGGTGGCAAGAAGCAGATCCAGAAACTTGAGGCCAGA GTGCGTGAGCTGGAAGGTGAGGTTGACAATGAGCAGAAACGCAGCACTGATGCTATCAAGGGTATGCGCAAGTATGAGAGAAGAGTAAAGGAACTGACCTATCAG TCTGAGGAAGACCGGAAGAATATTCTCAGGCTTCAGGATCTGGTTGATAAACTACAACTGAAAGTGAAATCTTACAAGAGACAAGCCGAGGAGTCT GAGGAACTATCCAATGTCAACCTCACCAAGTTCCGCAAGATCCAGCACGAGCTGGAAGAGGCTGAGGAGCGGGCTGACATTGCAGAGTCCCAGGTTAACAAACTGCGGGTGAAGAGCCGCGAGGTTCACAGGAAGATTGAAGGAGAAGAGTGA